In the genome of Roseiconus lacunae, the window TCCAATCCTTGTGCGGCGAGCCGATCCAGCCCCGAATCGATTGCAGCGTGACTCGTTTTCGAAAGTCGAGGCGATGATTCGAAAGGATCATCGCTCATGTCAGTCGCCATTGACGTTTGTGAATGGACCGAATCTGGTCGCCGTGAAATTACTTGATCGATCCGATCATAGAGACGTCGAAGCTGTCGCCGAGCGACGCGTCCGATCTGAAAACGCGCGAGGCCTTGTCCCACGAATCCATGGGGTGCAACTTCAAATCGATGGATCACGGTGGTTCCATCGCCGTTCGACAAAAGTTCCACCGTGCTGTTGACCCATCGAAACGGCCCGACGGTGAACTCGCGAAAAACGGAAAACCGCCGAGGTTCCGACCACTCGAAGAGATGCTCAATCCACGTAAAACGTATTCCGAGAAACTTGACCGTCGCAAGTTTCTTCAGTGCCGCGTCTGCATCTTTCCAGACAGAGTAGTCCACCGCGGGCAATCCTAAGGCATGGTTAACGCGTTCTGTGTTAGAGAGGTAGGGCCAAAGGATCTGAGCTGGTGATCGAAGCTGACATTTCACTTCGAATACCAAAGGCCGCGTTGTGACGTTTGATGTGGCAAACCCTGAACTTGGCAGCAAGCACGACGTCGGCTGTCCTTCAATAATCGCGTCGACTTCTGCCAACAATTCTGCCGCGTCGGAAAACCGATGTCCCGGATGTTTGCTCAGCGCACGATCAACCAATCGTGCGACCAACTCGTCGACCTCTGATGCAATCGAACGCAAAGAAGGTAGCGACTGTTGGGCATGTTTTTCGGCCAGTTCCAAAAAGCTCTCAGCCTGAATCGGTGGTCGCCCGGTGATTAACTCAAACATCATCGCCCCGACCGAGTAGACATCCGATGCCGGGGTCCAATCGTTACGATCACTGAATTGTTCCGGTGCGAGATATCGCGGCGTCCCAATGATGGTGTTGGTCCGTGTTAACTCCATCGACTCTGTTTGCCGGATAAATCTTGCCAATCCCAAATCGGACAACTTGACTGCCCCCGGAGCCAAAGGTTCTGGACAATCTGGTTGATAGAGCGTGGCGATCTCGCTGTCGCTTAGATTGACTAAGACATTCGAAGGCTTGATATCACGATGGATGATGCCTTTGCAATGCAAGTGACTTAATCCGCTGACGATCTGCCGAATTACTTCAATGGCTCGCGACGGTGGCAACGGCCCGTGACGCTGCAACAGTTCGAGCAGGCTTTGGCCCGGAACGTACTCCATCACGAAATAGACCAGCCCACGTTCGTCGCCGATTTCGAAGATGGACGTGATCGCAGGACTGTCGATTTCAGACAGCAATCGAGCTTCTTTTCGAAATCGCTCGATCGCCGATGAACGATTGGAAATCTCCGGCCGCAATACTTTGACCGCGACCACGCTCCCAGAGTCAGCCTCTCCTTTAAAGACAAGCCCCATCGCGCCACGTCCAAGCAATTCCACAAGCGTATAGACGCCAAGCCGTTTCCCCAAAAGCTGCTCTGACCAATCACCTTCCAAGCAGACTTGGAAACGATCACCAACTGAACGAATTTCAACCTCGCCATACCAACTCGGGGCATCGACAAGTTCATCTGAGCTTTTGTCTAGCTCGCCGTTGTCACGCGACTCGGCTTCGGACTCAGAGGACATTCGTCGGGTTCTCGCGGACAGCCGGGAAAAAAAAAGAAGACAAGACAAGCTGTGAAATGCGTCGGTGCTCCGTTGTTCCGAAGCGGCAATTCCCTGGCCTGCGACCAACAAAACCCAAAAACATCGCTCGAATTTTTGGATTCAGTGTCACAACACGAACGCCGGGGCGTAACCGATTCAGCAATTTGTCACCGGCACCTTGCCCCTCAGGATCACCAGAACTGAACGCCCCCATCCGATTGATCACGGCGCACCCCGTGCAGTGGGCTGGCGAAATCAATTGTAACTCGAATTCAAACCTAACATGACCAAGCAGTTGCCCAACTCACCTTCCTCACGCTCTCGATACTCCGCTCGCCTCAAAAACCTCGCCACTAGAAGAAAACGTCGGCCGCGACGTTCGGCTCGGCGACAACCGTATTTGGAAGGACTTGAAAAACGACATCTGCTTGCCG includes:
- a CDS encoding protein kinase domain-containing protein, with product MSSESEAESRDNGELDKSSDELVDAPSWYGEVEIRSVGDRFQVCLEGDWSEQLLGKRLGVYTLVELLGRGAMGLVFKGEADSGSVVAVKVLRPEISNRSSAIERFRKEARLLSEIDSPAITSIFEIGDERGLVYFVMEYVPGQSLLELLQRHGPLPPSRAIEVIRQIVSGLSHLHCKGIIHRDIKPSNVLVNLSDSEIATLYQPDCPEPLAPGAVKLSDLGLARFIRQTESMELTRTNTIIGTPRYLAPEQFSDRNDWTPASDVYSVGAMMFELITGRPPIQAESFLELAEKHAQQSLPSLRSIASEVDELVARLVDRALSKHPGHRFSDAAELLAEVDAIIEGQPTSCLLPSSGFATSNVTTRPLVFEVKCQLRSPAQILWPYLSNTERVNHALGLPAVDYSVWKDADAALKKLATVKFLGIRFTWIEHLFEWSEPRRFSVFREFTVGPFRWVNSTVELLSNGDGTTVIHRFEVAPHGFVGQGLARFQIGRVARRQLRRLYDRIDQVISRRPDSVHSQTSMATDMSDDPFESSPRLSKTSHAAIDSGLDRLAAQGLDSAVLIELSRLIRKGPDQVVGKIRPIVFARDIGLPRKNVIDACLAAVDAGLLSYRWEIHCPSCRVPTSQVERLSDIETHGRCQVCRAEFKNDLAHLVEMTFQVHPTIRSCTNQIYCIGGPWHLPKVSTQCVLPGRQERSLELSLARGRYRLGSPQLRTSIELTIDIEADKRDATVVLSKNRRGEEDVVLSEGSQTITIQNEFAKELVIRIERIDSSEEMFTATEVAALPIFQRLFPNEIPTPENPIEIPELTFVVISRQRGETSRIDSKKRLDQTRQFIRSAGNSISSFNGRYIKNVGETVIAAFHELSDALEAIVNIQRRTAKDEMFRSAVSRGPAVMMNVDDRIEFFADALEEALDLVRVSQENELAMPYELYRREDCVAKWARANNVSRPRLVPTKAKAGIAPDIAVIDLGI